In one window of Bifidobacterium sp. WK041_4_12 DNA:
- a CDS encoding GlsB/YeaQ/YmgE family stress response membrane protein: protein MGFLGWIVLGLIAGAIAKAILGDRAAGGWVGSLIVGIIGAAVGGWIGSAVFHIGLQNFWSLQTWIIAILGSVLVLFIYGALSGRR, encoded by the coding sequence ATGGGATTTCTTGGTTGGATTGTTCTGGGTTTGATTGCTGGAGCGATTGCAAAGGCAATTCTCGGTGATAGGGCCGCAGGTGGTTGGGTCGGATCCTTGATTGTAGGCATCATCGGTGCTGCAGTCGGTGGCTGGATTGGAAGCGCAGTGTTCCACATTGGACTTCAGAACTTCTGGAGTCTGCAGACGTGGATCATCGCAATTCTTGGTTCCGTCCTTGTGCTCTTCATCTATGGTGCGTTGAGCGGAAGAAGATGA
- a CDS encoding peptidase, translating to MHRQHKRRLGRLYTLVFACASLLALALTVPALAQDGLRSVGEEWYVPYTFDGYEVSIGAMAESGDGRKVYCMETGQLVSYDVSHTQSIPDSQLARSIAWLTQHYRNTAQALTHAGIGIIIHDAYDLNPETWKLRKQTLQDTHPETIVKAQQLLAEATNNTATGASLNMSYEVGKRRGYIDVMVKGPEGVKVPDVPFTLKLDGPAVFVAGGTSTFSGKSSSTAQRIYWTATGTGNVKATVSYEYGTIEQLVSNQDYVRFATVKSAAGASLNFAARKEFAPTVSTTVPHGIIDEGDQILDTVTSGISAGDVWEQGVRVKALGYYFDTLKHDDLGNVIHPQGNESVKAYLERLSALGHRPSAYGNAQFDAPNRSVQVRATTQPDGNEPYLASADSGIGTWVWVIDHSQQETITKEFVVKDVLSDFLEIPETMSIRRKLSVDSSVTEHAATVGSELSDVISISGFHADNGAFKGNTDYGLQADLPHAEVQVFWSGSGDGGDDEPYKPTASDLPQLDDHHELVGSWKYPATNRTIKVGAGAPDMLGEPVHIIANKPGYYVFVYAFSGDARTAPIHSSYSDAWERVRVQAFAEPLPAQATIETHAEPSKVKLGESSYDMATITGTVPEGSYMTFSAFASDRQTETIDVDKPVLDELRVDLAANVASQTVTSSRVTASHAGSLQWKATLWTADGTILDSHELGLKEETTTVVSHAPKDAEAEPGKSERRPAAAKELAHTGVSILVVFGVPASIALISGMVMVSIARVRREK from the coding sequence ATGCATCGTCAACACAAACGCAGGCTTGGACGTCTCTATACGCTCGTATTCGCATGCGCGTCGTTGCTCGCCTTGGCCTTGACCGTTCCTGCACTGGCTCAGGATGGACTCAGATCTGTGGGAGAGGAATGGTACGTTCCGTATACCTTTGACGGCTATGAGGTTTCCATAGGAGCCATGGCGGAAAGCGGTGATGGAAGAAAGGTCTATTGCATGGAAACCGGTCAGCTCGTTTCCTATGATGTCTCGCATACGCAGAGCATTCCTGACTCTCAGCTGGCGCGTTCCATAGCGTGGCTGACCCAGCATTACCGCAATACCGCTCAAGCGCTGACTCACGCCGGCATCGGCATCATCATTCACGATGCCTACGACCTGAATCCCGAAACCTGGAAACTGCGCAAACAGACGCTGCAGGACACGCATCCAGAGACCATAGTCAAAGCGCAGCAGCTCTTGGCAGAGGCAACCAACAATACCGCAACCGGGGCGAGTCTGAACATGTCCTACGAAGTTGGCAAGCGTCGTGGATACATCGATGTCATGGTGAAGGGACCTGAGGGCGTGAAGGTGCCCGATGTGCCGTTCACGCTGAAGCTCGATGGACCGGCGGTCTTCGTCGCTGGAGGCACATCGACCTTCTCGGGCAAGAGCTCATCCACTGCGCAGCGCATCTATTGGACTGCGACCGGCACGGGGAACGTCAAAGCCACGGTTTCGTATGAATATGGCACGATAGAACAGCTCGTCAGCAATCAGGACTATGTCAGATTCGCCACGGTCAAATCGGCTGCCGGCGCGAGCCTGAACTTTGCTGCACGCAAGGAATTCGCTCCGACGGTAAGCACCACAGTGCCACACGGAATAATCGACGAAGGCGATCAGATTCTCGACACCGTCACGTCGGGAATCTCAGCCGGAGACGTGTGGGAGCAGGGTGTGCGAGTCAAGGCGCTTGGATACTACTTTGACACTCTGAAGCATGACGATCTGGGCAACGTCATACATCCACAGGGCAATGAGAGTGTCAAGGCGTACCTGGAACGTTTGAGCGCCTTGGGGCACAGACCTTCAGCGTATGGCAATGCGCAGTTCGATGCTCCGAATCGCAGCGTCCAGGTTCGAGCCACGACACAACCCGATGGCAACGAGCCCTATCTGGCATCGGCCGATTCGGGCATCGGAACATGGGTGTGGGTGATTGACCATAGCCAGCAGGAGACGATCACCAAGGAATTTGTCGTCAAGGATGTACTGAGCGACTTTCTCGAAATCCCCGAAACCATGTCCATTCGCCGGAAGCTTTCCGTTGATTCGAGCGTGACCGAACATGCCGCCACGGTGGGCTCGGAACTGAGCGATGTGATCTCCATCAGTGGATTCCATGCAGACAATGGTGCATTCAAAGGTAATACGGACTATGGCTTGCAGGCGGATCTGCCTCACGCCGAAGTGCAGGTCTTCTGGTCGGGCAGCGGGGATGGCGGCGATGATGAGCCGTATAAGCCGACTGCAAGTGACCTGCCTCAGCTCGACGATCATCATGAGCTGGTGGGCTCCTGGAAGTATCCAGCCACGAACAGAACGATAAAGGTGGGTGCAGGCGCGCCTGACATGCTTGGCGAACCCGTGCACATCATCGCGAATAAGCCCGGCTACTATGTCTTTGTCTATGCCTTCTCAGGGGATGCAAGAACAGCCCCGATCCACAGTTCATACAGCGACGCATGGGAACGGGTCAGAGTGCAGGCCTTCGCAGAGCCTTTGCCAGCTCAGGCGACAATAGAGACCCATGCAGAACCGTCGAAAGTCAAGCTTGGTGAAAGCTCATATGATATGGCAACCATCACGGGAACGGTACCCGAAGGGTCGTATATGACATTCAGCGCCTTTGCTAGCGACCGGCAGACCGAGACGATTGATGTGGATAAGCCGGTTCTTGACGAGCTGCGCGTGGATCTTGCCGCCAACGTTGCTTCGCAGACGGTCACAAGCAGCCGAGTCACTGCAAGCCATGCAGGAAGCCTGCAATGGAAGGCTACGTTGTGGACAGCCGATGGCACGATTCTCGACTCCCATGAACTCGGACTGAAAGAGGAGACCACCACGGTCGTCTCTCATGCGCCCAAGGATGCAGAAGCTGAACCCGGCAAGTCTGAACGCAGACCCGCAGCGGCGAAGGAACTTGCCCATACCGGCGTGTCCATCTTGGTCGTATTCGGCGTTCCTGCAAGCATCGCTCTTATCAGTGGGATGGTGATGGTGTCAATCGCACGTGTTCGAAGAGAAAAGTGA
- a CDS encoding maltotransferase domain-containing protein gives MASHTASHASAGTKKRAKSNAHSSTAHKNSTPPASTRLTSTVTAGSAVAAHKSAKRSKQTKLPKLSLQSSHETTHAAHSKEAVRSEAARSKARHSASGPLFGRVVIMNTTPTVEDDVFPARVELGEMFHVSAQVFIEGRAKVGATAVLRNPRGKVMLRTPMVCTNAGLDEWEAGLKADQHSDAKPWDPSFADIRRHLGLWTLVIEGWEDSYASWLHDATIKISVNDDIENTLQEGGALLERWSVQDDQDLLSKDRRILAHAAQSILDVNADISQRFDAARSEAITRLHAEHPLREHLSTSRGQEILVQRPASSFAAWYQFFTRSEGARVDPRTQHIIPGTFATSVSGLERAKAEGFDIVYLPPIFPIGTTNRKGRNNALIARPDDPGSPFGIGSKQGGHDTVNPQLGTMDDFRAFVDKAHDLGLEIALDFALQCSPDHPWVHSHPEWFRHKPDGSIAFAENPPKQYQDIYPIDFDEDMPGIAREVERIMELWIDAGVTIFRVDNPHTKPVSFWQEIIAKVTRHHPEILFLAEAFTRPAMMRALSYAGFTQSHCYFPWRNGKEELQDYLQETNGDAAFYQHNTFWPTTPDILTAYIRDNGIAGHAVRAVLAATGSPSWGIYNGYELIENRQRPGFEEQLDNEKYEIKIRDWSRAEKYGIAELLTRLNQIRRSHPALMSYHDLHILESSDPNVLAFMRHIDGALTEDGTPDTVIVVVNLDGHNAHSSRINSDPTAFGIEAGHTFEVHDELTGHQFTWNGSDYVSLAPWADVAHILTVRHAH, from the coding sequence ATGGCTTCACATACTGCATCACATGCGAGCGCAGGCACAAAGAAACGTGCCAAGTCCAACGCTCATTCCTCCACCGCGCACAAGAATTCCACACCACCGGCCTCTACACGACTGACTTCAACGGTCACCGCTGGATCAGCCGTGGCAGCGCACAAATCAGCCAAGCGATCCAAACAGACCAAACTTCCCAAGCTCAGCTTGCAATCCTCACATGAAACGACACATGCCGCACACAGCAAGGAAGCCGTGCGATCCGAAGCGGCTCGGTCGAAGGCGCGCCATTCTGCTTCCGGCCCATTGTTCGGGCGAGTCGTCATCATGAATACCACGCCCACCGTTGAGGATGACGTCTTTCCTGCGCGCGTCGAACTTGGCGAAATGTTTCATGTTTCGGCGCAGGTGTTCATCGAGGGGCGTGCCAAGGTCGGAGCGACTGCCGTGCTTCGCAATCCGCGTGGCAAAGTGATGCTGCGGACACCCATGGTCTGCACCAATGCTGGCCTCGACGAGTGGGAAGCCGGTCTCAAGGCCGACCAGCACAGTGATGCGAAACCTTGGGATCCATCATTTGCTGACATTCGCAGACATCTGGGCTTGTGGACTCTGGTGATAGAAGGTTGGGAAGACTCCTACGCTTCCTGGCTGCACGATGCCACCATCAAGATCAGCGTCAATGACGATATTGAAAACACTCTGCAAGAGGGTGGGGCGCTGCTTGAACGATGGTCCGTGCAAGACGATCAAGATCTTCTATCAAAAGACAGACGCATATTGGCGCATGCCGCGCAGTCCATACTTGACGTGAACGCCGATATCTCCCAGCGCTTCGACGCGGCGCGCAGCGAAGCAATCACCCGGTTGCATGCAGAGCATCCTTTGCGCGAGCATCTCTCCACCTCACGAGGGCAAGAGATTCTGGTACAGCGCCCTGCATCCAGCTTTGCTGCATGGTATCAGTTCTTTACCCGCTCAGAAGGCGCGCGCGTCGATCCGCGCACGCAGCACATCATCCCGGGCACCTTTGCCACGTCCGTTTCGGGATTGGAACGAGCCAAGGCCGAGGGCTTCGACATCGTGTATCTTCCCCCCATCTTCCCCATCGGAACAACCAACAGGAAAGGTCGGAACAATGCGCTCATTGCAAGACCGGATGATCCTGGATCCCCCTTTGGCATTGGTTCGAAGCAAGGAGGGCATGACACGGTCAACCCGCAGTTGGGCACCATGGACGATTTCAGAGCCTTCGTAGACAAGGCGCATGATCTTGGACTCGAAATCGCTCTCGACTTTGCACTGCAATGTTCGCCCGATCATCCTTGGGTGCACAGTCACCCAGAATGGTTCAGGCACAAGCCTGATGGTTCCATTGCATTCGCCGAGAACCCGCCGAAGCAGTATCAGGACATCTATCCGATTGACTTCGACGAGGATATGCCCGGCATAGCACGCGAAGTCGAACGCATCATGGAACTGTGGATTGATGCGGGCGTCACCATATTCCGCGTGGACAATCCCCATACGAAGCCGGTCAGTTTCTGGCAGGAGATCATTGCGAAGGTCACCAGACATCATCCCGAGATTCTTTTCCTTGCCGAAGCGTTCACCCGTCCGGCAATGATGCGGGCACTGAGCTACGCAGGCTTTACTCAATCGCACTGCTACTTCCCTTGGCGCAATGGCAAGGAGGAGTTGCAGGATTATCTGCAGGAGACCAACGGCGATGCCGCCTTCTATCAGCACAACACCTTCTGGCCAACCACACCGGACATTCTCACCGCCTACATTCGCGATAACGGGATAGCCGGGCATGCCGTGCGAGCCGTGCTCGCAGCAACCGGAAGCCCAAGCTGGGGCATATACAACGGCTATGAGCTGATTGAAAACCGGCAGCGGCCAGGCTTCGAAGAACAGCTTGACAACGAAAAGTACGAGATCAAGATCCGTGACTGGAGCCGGGCTGAGAAATACGGCATCGCCGAACTGCTCACCCGATTGAATCAGATACGCCGCTCGCACCCTGCGCTCATGAGCTATCACGACCTGCACATTCTCGAATCATCGGATCCCAACGTTCTGGCATTCATGCGTCATATCGATGGGGCGCTGACCGAGGATGGCACGCCGGACACGGTTATCGTCGTGGTCAATCTTGATGGTCACAATGCACATT